The following coding sequences are from one Schizosaccharomyces osmophilus chromosome 1, complete sequence window:
- the kgd1 gene encoding 2-oxoglutarate dehydrogenase (lipoamide) (e1 component of oxoglutarate dehydrogenase complex): protein MLRLSKAVRYSRASQNLRLSNIGSLRPFASQAPTDTFLTGSAADYVDEMYEAWKKDPNSVHVSWQAYFKNVKSGKSNPSNAFQPAPLLDYLGDYNDVDSALANNKTIGDVDVSVYMKVQLLVRAYQTRGHHVSRIDPLGINVNTRRPSELTLDHYGFTEADLDREIRLGPGILPNFRDAGYETMKLRGIVEACERIYCGSFAVEYTHISSRTRSNWIQAHVETPTPFKYDHNEKMMIYDRLNWAHSFERFLSTKFPNDKRFGLEGCESMVPGMKALIDRSVEHGVSNVVIGMAHRGRLNVLHNVVRKPAQAIFSEFRGTQDPEDEGSGDVKYHLGMNYQRPTPSGKRVTLSLVANPSHLEAEDPVVLGKVRAIQHYTSDEASHDQSMGVLLHGDAAFAAQGIVYETLGLHSLPGYSVGGTIHIVINNQIGFTTDPRFARSTPYCTDIAKTMEAPIFHVNGDDVEATTFICQLAAEWRKTFKTDVVIDIVCYRRHGHNETDQPSFTQPRMYQTIAEHEPTFEKYTEKLLTEKSISPEEVDAQKKRIWGILESSFESSKDYKQDQSEWLSNPWVGFASHKDLQNKILPSYPTGVDISTLQKLGKSLYEMPEGFEAHRNLKRILNNRMKAVTTGKQIDMPTAETLAFATLLEEGHHVRVSGQDVERGTFSQRHSVLHDQKSENVYIPLNHLSDGQASFVIRNSSLSEYGVLGFEYGYSLSSPNALVVWEAQFGDFANNAQCIIDQFIAAGELKWLQRSGIVLSLPHGYDGQGPEHSSARMERYLQLCNEDPRKFPSEDKLQRQHQDSNIQCIYVTKPSQYFHALRRNIHRQFRKPLIVFFSKSLLRHPVARSDIEEFGENRAFKLILEEEEHGTKIQAPEKIDRLVLCTGQVWVALSKARDDNKIDNVAFTRIEQLHPFGWKQVAENISKYPNLKEIVWCQEEPLNAGAWTYMEPRIYSILDHLGRKLPVRYAGRAPSASVATGNKQQHILETEQFLNEALF from the coding sequence ATGTTGCGTCTATCTAAGGCCGTTCGTTATTCGAGGGCCTCGCAAAACCTCCGTCTTTCAAATATTGGCTCTCTTCGCCCTTTTGCCTCTCAAGCACCTACCGACACTTTTCTTACTGGAAGTGCTGCTGATTATGTTGATGAAATGTACGAAGCCTGGAAAAAGGACCCCAACAGTGTTCATGTTTCTTGGCAAGCATATTTCAAAAACGTAAAGTCTGGCAAATCGAATCCATCTAATGCTTTTCAACCTGCTCCTTTATTAGATTACTTGGGCGACTACAATGATGTCGATTCCGCTTTGGCAAACAACAAAACTATCGGCGACGTCGATGTCAGCGTCTATATGAAAGTTCAGCTTTTGGTCCGTGCTTATCAAACCAGAGGCCATCATGTTTCCAGAATTGATCCTTTGGGTATCAACGTAAATACAAGACGCCCTTCTGAACTTACATTAGATCACTATGGGTTTACCGAAGCCGATTTGGATCGAGAGATCCGTCTTGGTCCTGGTATTCTCCCCAACTTCCGCGATGCTGGCTATGAGACTATGAAGCTTCGTGGCATCGTTGAAGCTTGTGAACGTATTTATTGTGGTAGTTTTGCTGTTGAATATACTCATATTTCTTCTCGCACTAGATCAAACTGGATCCAAGCTCATGTGGAAACACCAACTCCTTTCAAATATGAccataatgaaaaaatgatgatTTACGATCGTTTAAATTGGGCTCACAGCTTTGAACGCTTCCTTTCCACAAAATTCCCCAATGACAAGCGTTTCGGTTTGGAAGGTTGTGAATCTATGGTTCCCGGTATGAAAGCATTAATTGATCGCTCCGTGGAACACGGTGTTAGCAATGTCGTAATTGGTATGGCTCACAGAGGTCGTCTTAATGTTCTCCACAATGTCGTTCGTAAACCAGCCCAGGCTATTTTCTCTGAATTCCGCGGTACCCAAGACCCTGAAGATGAGGGTTCCGGTGATGTTAAATACCACCTTGGTATGAACTATCAACGTCCTACTCCTTCTGGTAAGCGAGTTACTCTCTCTTTAGTTGCAAATCCTTCTCATTTAGAAGCTGAGGATCCTGTCGTGCTCGGAAAGGTACGTGCCATTCAACATTATACAAGTGATGAAGCTTCCCACGATCAATCTATGGGTGTCTTGCTTCACGGTGATGCTGCCTTTGCTGCTCAAGGTATTGTCTATGAAACTCTAGGATTACATTCTTTGCCTGGTTATAGCGTTGGTGGTACCATCCATATTGTTATCAACAACCAGATTGGATTTACTACTGACCCACGCTTTGCTCGCTCCACTCCTTATTGTACCGATATCGCTAAGACTATGGAAGCTCCCATTTTCCATGTCAATGGTGATGATGTCGAGGCTACTACATTTATTTGTCAATTGGCTGCTGAATGGCGTAAAACCTTCAAAACAGACGTTGTGATCGATATCGTTTGCTACCGCAGACACGGTCATAATGAAACTGATCAGCCATCTTTTACTCAACCCCGCATGTATCAAACAATTGCTGAGCATGAACCTACTTTCGAAAAGTACACCGAAAAACTTTTGACTGAAAAGAGTATTAGTCCAGAAGAAGTCGATGCTCAAAAGAAGCGCATTTGGGGAATTTTAGAAAGCTCTTTTGAAAGCAGCAAGGACTACAAACAGGACCAGAGCGAATGGTTGTCTAATCCTTGGGTTGGCTTTGCCTCCCATAAAGACTTGCAGAACAAGATTTTGCCATCTTACCCCACTGGTGTTGACATTTCGACTTTACAAAAACTTGGCAAATCTCTTTATGAAATGCCTGAAGGATTTGAGGCTCATCGCAACTTAAAGCGTATTCTGAACAATCGTATGAAGGCTGTAACTACCGGAAAGCAGATTGATATGCCCACCGCTGAAACTTTGGCCTTTGCTACTCTCCTTGAGGAAGGCCATCACGTTCGTGTCAGTGGTCAAGATGTTGAGCGTGGTACATTCTCTCAGAGACATTCCGTTTTGCACGACCAAAAGTCTGAAAACGTATACATTCCTCTCAATCATTTGAGCGATGGTCAAGCCAGTTTCGTTATTCGTAACTCCTCTCTATCTGAGTATGGCGTTCTAGGCTTTGAATATGGTTATTCCTTATCTTCTCCTAATGCATTGGTTGTATGGGAAGCTCAGTTCGGTGATTTCGCCAATAATGCACAATGTATTATTGATCAGTTTATTGCTGCTGGTGAACTTAAATGGTTACAACGCAGCGGTATCGTACTTTCTTTGCCTCATGGATATGATGGTCAAGGTCCTGAACATTCATCTGCTCGTATGGAAAGATATTTGCAACTGTGCAATGAGGATCCCCGTAAATTCCCCTCTGAAGATAAGTTGCAAAGACAACACCAAGATAGCAACATTCAGTGTATTTACGTTACAAAGCCGTCTCAATACTTCCATGCATTGCGCCGCAACATTCATCGTCAATTCCGTAAGCCCTTGATTGTCTTTTTCTCGAAATCTTTGCTTCGTCATCCTGTTGCTCGTTCTGACATAGAAGAATTCGGTGAAAACCGTGCCTTTAAGCTTattcttgaagaagaagagcatGGTACTAAGATTCAAGCACCTGAAAAGATTGATCGTCTCGTTTTGTGCACAGGTCAAGTTTGGGTGGCTTTATCAAAGGCTCGTGATGACAATAAGATTGACAACGTTGCTTTCACTAGAATTGAACAGTTGCATCCTTTCGGGTGGAAACAAGTGGCTGAGAATATATCTAAATATCCTAATCTCAAGGAGATTGTTTGGTGTCAAGAAGAACCTTTGAATGCTGGTGCTTGGACTTACATGGAACCTCGCATCTACTCAATTTTGGACCATCTTGGTCGTAAACTTCCCGTTCGTTATGCCGGTCGTGCTCCATCTGCTAGTGTTGCCACTGGTAACAAGCAACAGCATATCTTAGAAACAGagcaatttttgaatgaagCTCTCTTTTAA
- the spo14 gene encoding WD repeat protein Spo14, which translates to MSQLKQLSFPAYAVCWMNKNLLAVGGGGGTTKSGIKNKLQLILYDETEPETGEGLTKIELEKDIELGSNDDAVMSLDYFHNTLIAGINSSPEGSKNKHFRVFESKDGSSKNYEETQQFLLTEFSNDIQYQRLCKYDSHHSVIYVSCTNQKFFVISDSDCSILFEKEDCTVYDVDFGENKFALAVDDRVEIYDWKSFQLVQVLYMPEENAVVRGIGMLNEQNIVAAYYNIRNGQRYTGLVRFDYSPMEQSWVFASMKTLRNAKGVTKFCMDPSSGMIIVATADCKVRFMTLNLTTLSSNTVHHLPITDMRLSPDSEILASVSADGQLCIHYSGKYKQLSTVKLEDPGLLIRFSLMLPFIIGVFYFYMHHLFPGRRMHAIYCFFQLLLDFISRCTIRNSSV; encoded by the exons ATGAGTCAATTAAAACAGTTGTCCTTTCCAGCATATGCCGTATGCTGGATGAATAAAAACTTGCTCGCTGTTGGTGGAGGAGGCGGTACTACGAAATCAggaatcaaaaacaaattg CAATTGATATTGTATGATGAGACAGAACCTGAAACCGGCGAAGGCCTTACCAAAATTGAACTAGAAAAGGATATAGAGCTTGGGTCCAACGACGATGCGGTCATGTCATTAGATTATTTTCACAAT ACTTTAATCGCAGGAATTAATAGCTCGCCGGAGGGaagtaaaaacaaacatttcaGAGTgtttgaaagcaaagatggatcatcaaaaaattatgagGAAACACAACAATTCCTACTTACCGAATTCAGCAATGATATTCAATACCAACGACTGTGTAAATACGATTCCCATCATTCGGTTATCTATGTTTCCTGCacaaaccaaaagttttttgtaATCTCTGATAGCGATTGCAGTATAttgtttgaaaaggaagacTGTACAGTGTATGATGTTGATTTTGGTGAAAACAAG TTTGCACTTGCAGTAGACGATCGGGTAGAAATTTACGACTGGAAATCGTTTCAACTAGTACAAGTTTTGTATATGCCAGAAGAAAATGCGGTCGTTCGAGGCATAGGGATGCTAAACGAACAGAATATTGTCGCGGCCTATTATAATATTAGAAATGGTCAGCGTTATACAGGTTTGGTCAGGTTTGACTATTCTCCAATGGAACAATCGTGGGTATTTGCTTCTATGAAGACGCTACGCAATGCAAAAGGAGTGACCAAGTTTTGCATGGATCCTTCGAGTGGGATGATTATTGTAGCGACTGCTGATTGCAAAGTGCGCTTTATGACATTGAATTTGACT ACACTTTCCAGTAATACTGTACATCACCTTCCGATTACCGACATGAGACTATCCCCGGACTCTGAGATCCTTGCCAGCGTTTCTGCTGATGGACAGTTGTGCATCCATTACTCTGGCaaatataaacaattaAGTACTGTAAAGCTTGAAGACCCTGGACTGCTGATTCGTTTTTCTCTCATGCTACCATTTATCATTGGtgttttttacttttacaTGCATCACCTCTTTCCAGGCAGAAGGATGCACGCCATCTATTGCTTCTTCCAACTCTTATtagattttatttctaGGTGCACGATTAGAAATTCCTCTgtgtaa
- the sul1 gene encoding sulfate transmembrane transporter Sul1 has protein sequence MKLLSRLRQYFTEPVDIPQSNAPDPNTNAQPLHGGIAYPPETARPNEDEPSPSSKKGPTVRVVRHTVLNQPNNSSYSYSSNDRNVELTYGEYEEQLPTVLGWLRSHVTDNLGSRSLNYVKSLFPIIQWLPNYNFHWLIFDLIAGITVGCIVVPQGMSYAKVAGLPAEYGLYSSFVGVAIYCFFATSKDVSIGPVAVMSLVTSEVIKNVSAKDPTYTAPQIGSCLALLAGAITCAIGLLRLGFVIEFIPIPAVAGFTTGSALNIISGQVPSLMGYKKLVSTHGATYRIIIGTLKNLPHTKVDAAFGLVSLFILYVIRYSCQFLTRRYPRGQRVFFLVNVLRSAVIIIIGTAISYGVCKGRRENPPISILLTVPRGFQHVGVPTVTKKLCADMVSELPVSVIVLLLEHISIAKSFGRVNDYKVIPDQELIAMGVTNLIGVFFNAYPATGSFSRSAIKAKSGVRTPLAGIFTAAVVILALYCLTGAFYYIPNAVLSAVIIHSVFDLILPWRQLVLFWRMQPLEAIIFLASVLVSVFSSIENGIYTAVCLSAALLLFRIAKPSGSFLGTLKIANKSLGGDDVGVIRDIYVPLDQQGVNPNLVIRDPPPGVLIFRLQESFTYPNAQHVNSMLTSKAKDATRRGKSTQIKKKQDRAWNDPPPKKQKKGVKIEDRRPLLRAIILDFSAVNHIDTTGVQSLVDTRKELENYSGDEVEFHFTDINSGWIKRTLIAAGFGKPRDATKYTSRSIEVGSAAPLRDIENPMVTDSSQLYMPSTVRMNRPQRQFDEEAAIENTTPANEYDDGEDSDSLSNPDDKKGGGNQLQSAFSHKEYCPVISTKNPFFHVDVTSAIVDISQRNVLDVNYNPHITQTEIETDTDNAESVAVEQNKDKPST, from the coding sequence ATGAAGTTGCTTTCGCGCCTTCGTCAATATTTTACCGAACCTGTGGACATCCCTCAGAGTAATGCTCCCGACCCAAATACAAATGCTCAACCTTTACACGGAGGAATTGCATATCCTCCCGAAACCGCTCGTCCCAACGAAGATGAGCCTTCTCCTTCAAGCAAAAAGGGTCCCACAGTTCGTGTGGTTCGTCACACTGTATTAAATCAACCAAACAACAGCTCTTACTCCTACTCATCCAACGATAGAAATGTCGAGCTCACGTATGGCGAATATGAGGAGCAACTCCCCACTGTCCTTGGCTGGCTTCGCTCACATGTCACCGATAACCTTGGAAGTCGATCTCTTAACTATGTGAAATCCCTTTTTCCCATCATTCAATGGCTTCCCAATTACAATTTCCATTGGCTGatttttgatttaattGCTGGTATAACTGTAGGCTGCATCGTTGTCCCCCAAGGTATGTCTTATGCTAAGGTCGCCGGTCTCCCTGCTGAATATGGTCTTTACTCTTCGTTTGTTGGTGTTGCCATCTATTGTTTCTTTGCCACTTCCAAAGATGTTTCAATTGGTCCCGTGGCTGTCATGAGTTTAGTCACTTCAGAAGTTATCAAAAACGTATCCGCCAAAGATCCCACGTATACAGCTCCTCAAATAGGTAGTTGTCTAGCTCTTTTAGCAGGAGCAATCACCTGTGCTATCGGCTTGTTGCGTCTCGGTTTTgttattgaatttattcCTATCCCCGCTGTTGCTGGCTTTACAACTGGCTCCGCACTAAATATTATTTCAGGACAAGTTCCCTCATTGATGGGTTATAAAAAACTTGTGAGCACACACGGCGCAACATACCGTATCATCATTGGTACCCTAAAAAACCTGCCTCATACTAAGGTAGATGCTGCTTTTGGACTTGTTAGTTTGTTCATATTGTACGTAATTCGCTACTCATGCCAATTTTTGACTCGCCGTTATCCAAGAGGTCAGCGAgtgttctttttggttaatGTTTTGCGTAGTGCAGTTATCATTATAATAGGTACTGCTATCTCTTACGGTGTGTGCAAAGGTCGCCGAGAGAATCCCCCCATTTCAATTTTGCTCACCGTTCCCAGAGGCTTCCAACATGTTGGTGTTCCAACAGTAACTAAAAAGCTTTGTGCTGATATGGTTTCTGAGTTACCAGTGTCGGTAATTGTCTTACTTCTGGAGCATATCTCAATCGCTAAGTCTTTTGGTCGTGTTAATGATTACAAAGTTATCCCCGACCAGGAACTTATTGCAATGGGTGTTACGAATTTAATTggtgttttttttaacgCATACCCAGCAACTGGCTCCTTTTCTCGTTCCGCAATCAAAGCTAAATCGGGTGTGCGCACCCCATTAGCTGGAATCTTTACGGCTGCAGTTGTAATTTTAGCTTTATACTGTCTCACCGGAGCATTTTATTATATCCCAAATGCTGTTTTATCAGCTGTAATTATCCATTCTGTCTTTGATCTAATTCTTCCCTGGCGCCAGTTGGTCCTCTTTTGGCGTATGCAGCCCCTTGAAGctataatttttttagcaTCTGTTTTAGTATCTGTTTTTTCGTCCATTGAAAATGGTATTTATACGGCTGTTTGCTTATCTGCTGCTTTATTGCTGTTCCGTATTGCCAAGCCTTCAGGTTCATTTTTGGGAACCCTGAAAATAGCAAATAAGAGTCTTGGTGGTGACGATGTTGGTGTTATCCGTGATATTTATGTGCCACTTGACCAGCAAGGCGTTAATCCGAATTTGGTTATTCGTGACCCTCCTCCTGGAGTGTTAATATTTCGCTTACAGGAAAGCTTTACTTACCCAAATGCTCAACACGTCAATTCGATGCTTACTTCAAAGGCGAAAGACGCTACACGACGAGGAAAAAGCACTcaaatcaagaaaaagcagGATAGAGCTTGGAATGATCCTCcaccaaaaaaacaaaagaaaggcGTTAAAATTGAAGATAGACGACCTCTTCTTCGAGCTATTATTCTTGATTTTAGTGCCGTAAACCATATTGATACAACAGGAGTGCAATCTCTTGTGGATACTCGcaaagaattagaaaattATAGTGGTGATGAAGTtgaatttcattttactGACATCAATAGCGGTTGGATTAAACGAACTTTGATTGCCGCCGGTTTCGGAAAGCCTCGAGATGCAACCAAGTACACAAGTCGGTCAATTGAAGTTGGTAGTGCTGCACCATTACGCGACATTGAAAACCCCATGGTCACTGATTCATCCCAACTGTACATGCCAAGTACAGTAAGAATGAATAGACCACAGCGTCAATTCGATGAAGAAGCAGCAATCGAAAACACAACACCAGCTAATGAATACGATGATGGAGAAGATTCGGATTCCCTTTCTAATCCTGATGACAAAAAGGGTGGCGGTAATCAATTGCAATCCGCTTTCTCACATAAGGAATACTGTCCTGTTATTTCGACGAAAAATCCGTTCTTCCATGTGGACGTTACTAGTGCGATCGTAGATATTTCTCAGAGAAATGTCCTTGACGTGAACTATAATCCACATATAACACAAACAGAAATAGAAACAGATACCGATAATGCGGAGTCAGTCGCAGTGgaacaaaacaaagataAGCCTTCCACATAA
- the mcs2 gene encoding transcription factor TFIIH complex cyclin Mcs2 has protein sequence MAEDRFRQSSHFRDWIFTEEGLQKRRIDVNQEFTKVVRQRLLEDLALQNKDASDNDLPPTLDQNEEMELVNYYACQLNALSSTMSLPTHIRATATLFFKRFYLTSSVMEYNPKIISFTSLYLATKTNDHYLPIEHFCKNLPKTTPDQVLEYEFNVCQALNWDLFIWLPFRPLQGFLLDFQVAIPETPVETLFECHDQTKRFLVETLHSDMYFYHSPSIIALSGIYHTNPSLCINYLQAKSINSTHDLIVSISSALDSTKNARLDREKAKDCGKKLYFCMDPLKKKNSSLYLKRKAMEEETSLGNKKQKLSNSTDQLDVNPFA, from the exons ATGGCAGAGGACCGGTTTCGTCAATCGAGTCATTTCCGTGATTGGATTTTTACGGAAGAGGGATtacagaaaagaaggatagATGTTAATCAagaatttacaaaagttGTTCGTCAGCGACTTTTAGAAGACTTAGCTCTCCAAAATAAAGATGCTTCAGACAACGATTTGCCCCCTACTCTAGatcaaaacgaagaaatggAGCTGGTTAATTACTATGCATGCCAGTTAAATGCTCTTTCGTCGACAATGTCTTTGCCTACTCACATTCGT GCTACAGCCacgcttttctttaagaGGTTTTATCTGACCAGTTCTGTTATGGAATATAACCCAAAAATTATTTC ATTTACATCATTATACCTAGCAACAAAAACGAATGACCATTATCTACCAATCGAGCATTTCTGTAaaaatcttccaaaaactACACCCGATCAAGTTCTGGAGTATGAATTCAATGTCTGCCAAGCTTTGAATTGGGATTTGTTTATATGGCTTCCTTTCCGACCGCTTCAAGGTTTCCTCTTGGACTTTCAGGTTGCTATTCCTGAAACTCCAGTGGAAACCTTATTTGAATGCCATGACCAGACTAAAAGGTTTCTGGTCGAAACATTACACTCAGACATGTATTTTTATCATTCTCCAAGTATCATTGCGCTATCTGGAATTTACCATACAAATCCTTCTCTTTGTATCAATTATTTACAAGCGAAATCCATCAACTCGACGCATGATTTGATTGTTTCTATCTCTAGCGCGCTTGATTCCACCAAAAATGCAAGGTTGGATCGAGAAAAAGCTAAAGACTGTGGAAAAAAACTTTACTTTTGTATGGATcccttaaaaaaaaagaacagcTCTTTATATCTAAAACGGAAGGCCATGGAGGAAGAAACTTCATTAGGTAAtaagaaacagaaattgAGTAATTCAACCGATCAGCTAGACGTGAATCCTTTTGCATAA